In a genomic window of Hippoglossus stenolepis isolate QCI-W04-F060 chromosome 17, HSTE1.2, whole genome shotgun sequence:
- the LOC118124512 gene encoding transmembrane protein 42 → MFPGVCYALLAGFLGAVASSSAKLSLGADYLKGVCETGLRTWGEQRRFRHADETTTCDRLHIPLRLLCGGLLFTCNAVMWTFLAKALRYSSSSTQTTVTTTASNFVSSAFLGQLIFGEAQITLWWVGISLTFSGLLVLQRVSPQEGHRSAVAQKDE, encoded by the exons atgtTCCCGGGAGTTTGCTATGCACTGCTGGCGGGTTTCCTCGGGGCCGTGGCGTCGTCCTCGGCCAAGCTGTCCCTGGGAGCGGACTACCTGAAGGGAGTGTGCGAGACCGGACTCCGGACGTGGGGGGAGCAGCGCAGATTCAGACACGCGGACGAGACCACCACCTGTGACCGG ctccACATCCCTCTGAGGCTGCTGTGTGGCGGACTCCTGTTCACCTGTAACGCTGTGATGTGGACCTTCCTTGCCAAAGCACTCaggtattcctcctcctccacccaaaCCACTGTGACCACCACCGCCTCCAACTTCGTATCTTCC gCTTTCCTCGGGCAGCTGATCTTTGGTGAAGCCCAGATAACACTGTGGTGGGTTGGGATCTCTCTGACCTTCTCCGGTCTGCTGGTACTGCAGAGGGTCTCACCACAGGAGGGACACCGGAGCGCCGTCGCCCAGAAGGATGAATAA